One Fuerstiella marisgermanici DNA window includes the following coding sequences:
- a CDS encoding phospholipid scramblase-related protein: MHPILNRNLFLVKEKVGMFKAANNFDIFDPETGEEIIHCREERLGPITRILRFTDWKTLTPFHVDIRTVSGEPILSVRRGVSVFLSTVDVLDEEDDRIGGFKQKLFSLGGAFRVLGADDQELCMLKGKWTGWDFRFMAGETELARVTKKWAGLGKEFFTSADNYVLEISSEVPPDNPVRQLILAAVMCIDMVLKER; encoded by the coding sequence ATGCATCCGATTCTGAATCGCAACCTGTTTTTGGTCAAAGAAAAAGTTGGCATGTTCAAAGCGGCCAACAACTTTGACATTTTTGATCCGGAGACGGGCGAGGAAATTATTCATTGCCGCGAAGAACGTCTCGGCCCGATCACGAGGATCCTTCGTTTCACGGACTGGAAAACGCTGACGCCATTCCATGTTGACATCCGCACTGTTTCCGGCGAACCCATCCTCAGTGTTCGCCGGGGCGTGTCCGTGTTTCTATCGACGGTCGACGTGCTGGACGAAGAAGACGATCGTATCGGCGGGTTCAAGCAGAAGCTGTTTTCTCTGGGCGGCGCGTTTCGAGTTCTCGGCGCGGACGACCAGGAACTCTGCATGCTGAAAGGGAAGTGGACGGGCTGGGATTTTCGGTTTATGGCGGGCGAGACTGAATTGGCTCGTGTTACCAAGAAATGGGCTGGTCTGGGCAAAGAGTTCTTCACATCAGCCGACAACTACGTCTTAGAGATTTCCAGCGAGGTGCCGCCCGACAATCCTGTTCGGCAACTTATCCTTGCGGCCGTCATGTGCATCGACATGGTGTTGAAGGAACGGTGA
- a CDS encoding prepilin peptidase, which yields MPNLEFAYQTAACAVSTFALTIAELHSVLNLPLLGMQVIIAAWIFALGTCFGSFLNVVIYRLPAGLSLGRPKSRCPRCETPLAARDNIPIFGWLILRGRCRYCGLPIAARYPIVETICGIVFLVLLFGELLRGGANLPLRDPDHFHVNSGFWLVWFMKWDLAGLYLYHCFLTITVLAVCMIGFDRHLPVSRLRQFAVFVGLLCGTMWPELRPVPAWPFPQSLEQMHWGFVWTDPLISPGAKYWTGVTLTGLLDGIAGLAVGAFIGWLVVWQLHGQSESETRTSVLAIRDGFVLAGVFLGWQAVGMLAVIAMPLLFVTASVDNSLTGDRLMRRAAPCFFGLLLAFIVSWQFLHDAKWMIGIVGWSFSPWNWRVDWLLTFGTLAIIAAIGRLAIGPAKTSEAA from the coding sequence TTGCCGAACCTCGAATTCGCCTACCAAACGGCAGCGTGCGCGGTGAGCACCTTCGCGCTGACGATCGCAGAGTTACATTCTGTTTTGAATTTGCCGCTGCTGGGCATGCAGGTCATCATTGCTGCATGGATTTTTGCGCTGGGAACCTGCTTTGGCAGCTTTCTTAACGTCGTCATCTATCGGCTACCAGCGGGCCTGTCGCTGGGCCGACCTAAGTCACGCTGCCCACGATGCGAAACACCTCTGGCGGCGCGAGATAACATTCCGATCTTCGGCTGGCTGATACTGCGAGGCAGGTGTCGGTACTGCGGCCTTCCGATTGCCGCTCGCTATCCCATTGTCGAAACCATCTGTGGCATCGTGTTTCTGGTGCTGCTGTTCGGCGAATTATTAAGGGGTGGAGCCAACCTTCCGCTGCGGGATCCTGATCACTTTCACGTGAATTCGGGTTTCTGGCTGGTGTGGTTTATGAAGTGGGATCTGGCCGGGCTGTACTTGTATCACTGCTTTTTAACGATCACCGTACTGGCGGTGTGCATGATCGGCTTCGACCGCCATTTGCCCGTGAGTCGCCTTCGTCAGTTTGCCGTTTTTGTCGGCCTGCTGTGCGGCACAATGTGGCCGGAATTGCGTCCCGTTCCTGCGTGGCCGTTTCCACAAAGTCTGGAACAAATGCACTGGGGGTTCGTATGGACTGATCCGCTAATCAGCCCCGGTGCGAAATATTGGACCGGCGTGACGCTGACGGGACTGCTGGACGGCATTGCGGGGCTGGCAGTCGGCGCCTTTATTGGCTGGCTCGTTGTGTGGCAGTTGCATGGACAATCTGAATCGGAAACAAGGACGTCAGTTCTGGCAATACGTGACGGATTCGTACTGGCCGGCGTGTTTCTCGGCTGGCAGGCCGTGGGAATGCTGGCGGTAATCGCGATGCCTCTGCTATTCGTCACGGCGTCTGTCGACAATTCCTTGACGGGTGATCGGCTGATGCGACGGGCGGCCCCCTGCTTTTTCGGGCTGCTGTTGGCCTTCATTGTTTCATGGCAATTCCTTCACGACGCGAAGTGGATGATTGGCATTGTCGGCTGGTCGTTCTCGCCATGGAACTGGCGCGTAGACTGGCTGCTCACATTTGGAACGCTGGCGATCATCGCGGCGATCGGCCGACTGGCTATCGGTCCAGCAAAAACTTCGGAAGCAGCCTGA
- the glmS gene encoding glutamine--fructose-6-phosphate transaminase (isomerizing), with the protein MCGIVGYVGSRPVSDLLLEGLHRLEYRGYDSAGIAVMTDTEIVVRKKSGRVGELAQLIKQQPVVGSIGIGHTRWATHGETTDENSHPHLGGNGEVVIVHNGVIENYDSLRTQLQTLGYVFRSQTDTEVVAHLIAHHLGEQLKLSDSEPGVDVCLKAVHTTLDRLKGTYGLCAMFRDCPDTLIAARSGSPLVIGVGKDEYFLASDASPLVGYTQDVVYLADNEVAVLQPSKMTVAHRTSGSVQPSIQTLDQVSSDIDLGDYPHYMLKEIFEQPQTIENALRGRLDSEEATAVIGGLNLTAQQLRTIDRVVLTACGTSWHAGLVGEYLLEEFARLPTEVEYASELRYRNPPMSDRTLVFAITQSGETADTLAAMRECKRKGHPTLAICNVVGSTIGREADGGMYLRAGPEIGVASTKAFTSQVTVLTLLALYLGRMRHLSYPAGKRIIKQLRDMPSKIEEALKCNDRVAEIAAKYAKYDNYLYLGRLYNFPVALEGALKLKEISYIHAEGYPAAEMKHGPIALVDEQTPSVFIVPKCGIQPKVISNMEEVKARKGPVIAIACEGDAEVARIADDVIYVPDVEEYLQPLVCAIPLQLLSYHVALLRGCNVDRPRNLAKSVTVE; encoded by the coding sequence ATGTGCGGAATTGTTGGCTACGTCGGTTCTCGCCCCGTTTCGGATCTGTTGCTGGAAGGTCTCCATCGGCTGGAATACCGCGGCTACGACAGCGCGGGCATTGCCGTGATGACTGATACGGAGATCGTAGTCCGTAAGAAGTCGGGCCGAGTCGGCGAGTTGGCTCAGCTGATCAAGCAACAGCCCGTCGTCGGATCCATCGGTATTGGGCACACGCGCTGGGCAACTCACGGCGAAACCACGGATGAAAATTCGCACCCGCACCTGGGCGGCAATGGTGAAGTCGTTATTGTTCACAACGGCGTCATCGAAAACTATGACTCACTGCGCACGCAACTGCAGACGCTGGGCTACGTCTTTCGATCTCAAACAGACACGGAAGTTGTCGCTCACCTGATCGCACATCACCTGGGCGAACAACTGAAACTGTCCGACAGCGAACCTGGTGTGGACGTCTGCCTAAAGGCCGTCCACACGACGCTGGACCGTCTTAAGGGAACATATGGTCTGTGCGCGATGTTCCGCGATTGCCCGGACACGCTGATTGCGGCACGGTCGGGGAGTCCGCTTGTCATTGGTGTGGGCAAGGACGAATATTTTCTGGCCAGCGACGCCAGTCCGCTAGTTGGGTACACGCAGGATGTCGTGTATCTTGCAGACAACGAAGTGGCCGTGCTGCAGCCGTCCAAAATGACGGTTGCGCATCGGACATCTGGCAGCGTGCAGCCGTCGATCCAAACGCTCGATCAGGTGTCGTCGGACATCGATCTGGGCGACTATCCTCACTACATGCTGAAGGAAATCTTCGAACAGCCTCAAACCATCGAAAACGCATTGCGCGGCCGTCTGGATTCTGAAGAAGCCACCGCTGTCATCGGCGGACTGAATTTAACAGCGCAGCAGCTACGGACGATTGATCGAGTTGTGCTGACGGCCTGCGGCACGAGCTGGCATGCCGGCCTGGTGGGCGAATACCTGCTGGAAGAGTTTGCTCGACTACCGACGGAAGTGGAATACGCGAGCGAGCTGCGTTACCGAAATCCGCCGATGAGCGATCGGACGCTCGTCTTCGCGATTACTCAAAGCGGCGAAACCGCCGATACGCTGGCCGCGATGCGCGAGTGCAAACGCAAAGGCCATCCGACGTTGGCCATCTGTAACGTAGTCGGTTCCACAATCGGTCGCGAAGCTGATGGCGGGATGTATCTGCGAGCTGGTCCGGAAATTGGTGTGGCATCAACGAAGGCGTTCACTTCCCAGGTGACGGTGCTCACGCTGCTGGCATTGTACCTTGGTCGTATGCGGCACCTGTCGTACCCGGCGGGCAAGCGAATCATCAAGCAGCTTCGCGACATGCCGAGTAAGATTGAAGAGGCATTGAAGTGCAACGATCGCGTTGCCGAGATTGCAGCCAAGTACGCGAAGTACGACAACTATCTGTACCTCGGTCGCCTTTACAACTTTCCTGTGGCCCTGGAAGGTGCGTTGAAGCTGAAGGAGATCAGCTACATCCACGCGGAAGGTTACCCAGCGGCGGAAATGAAGCACGGCCCGATCGCGCTGGTCGACGAGCAGACACCGAGTGTCTTTATCGTGCCAAAGTGCGGCATTCAGCCGAAGGTCATCAGCAACATGGAAGAGGTGAAGGCTCGCAAAGGTCCCGTCATTGCGATTGCGTGCGAAGGTGATGCGGAAGTCGCTCGAATTGCTGACGATGTGATCTATGTTCCTGACGTGGAAGAATACCTGCAGCCGTTGGTGTGTGCGATTCCATTGCAGCTTCTAAGCTACCACGTCGCATTGTTGCGAGGCTGCAACGTCGACCGACCTCGCAACCTGGCCAAGAGTGTGACGGTCGAGTAG
- a CDS encoding sedoheptulokinase: protein MPSIVIGLDIGTTSVSAIAIFDDGRPPESVTLQHNATVSGLPNGRAEQDPSKLLNSAVSALQQISAACREADIAAIGVTGQMHSTVLLNQQRRTLRNVITWQDRRSLEPCENGVSPLDELLRAVPSELMDGTGCRLSPGYMGTTLFALQRLNELPQDIHSVSFVADWVASELSGQSPVTDRSHAASSGLFDLQNDGWQPDLLTAACVMPDWLPDVRDSGERIGELTPTMADATGIRAGTPICNAIGDNQASVISSLPSGDDALLINIGTGGQIVWRLPSFERINGMDTRYLPAASRNQEGLFMLVGAGLCGGDAVAWINRTVRQWLSEFGCEVSEADVWMYLNERLTAEALETESITCEPFFGGTRVDPQRRGVFEGVGLHNFTPANIAAGILHGIAESMHAVYVSAEGRRPHPLRTISMAGNGARRNPLLVDAVSRCFGVPVTVSPCQEEAATGAAMLAGVHAGLWPDIDAARQFCIVEDA from the coding sequence ATGCCTTCCATTGTTATCGGCCTTGATATTGGGACCACCAGCGTCTCCGCCATCGCAATTTTCGACGACGGTCGGCCGCCGGAAAGCGTTACGCTACAACACAACGCCACTGTTTCCGGCTTGCCGAACGGCCGCGCCGAGCAGGATCCGTCGAAGTTGCTTAACTCGGCGGTATCGGCGCTGCAACAGATTTCTGCCGCATGTCGTGAAGCCGATATCGCGGCAATAGGCGTCACCGGGCAGATGCACAGCACCGTGTTGCTGAACCAGCAGCGACGCACGCTTCGCAACGTTATCACGTGGCAGGATCGGCGATCTCTGGAACCTTGCGAGAATGGTGTTTCGCCGCTGGACGAACTGCTGCGTGCAGTACCGTCGGAGCTCATGGACGGCACCGGCTGCCGTCTTTCGCCGGGCTATATGGGCACGACACTGTTTGCTCTGCAGCGGTTGAACGAATTGCCCCAGGACATTCATTCCGTCAGTTTTGTGGCGGATTGGGTTGCGTCTGAACTAAGCGGCCAGTCGCCCGTGACCGACCGATCTCACGCAGCATCGTCGGGTCTATTCGACCTTCAGAACGACGGCTGGCAGCCGGACCTGCTGACGGCGGCTTGCGTGATGCCGGACTGGCTGCCGGATGTGCGAGACAGCGGCGAGCGAATCGGAGAGCTGACTCCGACTATGGCTGACGCGACTGGCATCCGTGCTGGAACACCCATCTGCAACGCAATCGGCGATAACCAGGCGTCCGTTATTAGTTCGCTACCGTCCGGAGACGACGCGCTGCTGATCAACATAGGCACGGGCGGCCAGATTGTCTGGCGGCTTCCAAGCTTCGAACGCATCAACGGCATGGACACTCGGTACCTTCCAGCGGCGTCACGCAATCAGGAAGGTTTGTTCATGCTGGTCGGCGCGGGACTGTGCGGCGGCGACGCGGTGGCATGGATCAATCGAACCGTGCGCCAGTGGCTTTCAGAATTCGGTTGCGAAGTTTCGGAAGCCGACGTCTGGATGTACCTGAACGAGCGTCTGACAGCCGAAGCGCTGGAAACCGAATCGATCACGTGTGAGCCTTTTTTTGGAGGGACCCGGGTCGATCCTCAGCGGCGTGGTGTGTTTGAGGGAGTTGGCCTGCACAACTTTACTCCGGCCAACATTGCCGCCGGCATTCTGCACGGGATCGCTGAGTCCATGCATGCGGTGTACGTGAGCGCCGAAGGGCGGCGTCCGCATCCGTTGCGAACGATCAGCATGGCCGGCAACGGAGCTCGCCGTAATCCATTGCTGGTGGATGCGGTGTCCCGTTGTTTTGGTGTGCCCGTCACGGTTTCGCCATGTCAGGAAGAAGCGGCGACCGGGGCTGCGATGCTGGCCGGCGTGCACGCGGGCCTGTGGCCCGATATCGATGCCGCGCGGCAATTCTGTATTGTGGAAGACGCTTAA
- a CDS encoding RNA recognition motif domain-containing protein — MSKNIFVGSLAWGTTSEGLEQAFAQFGQVTSAKVISDRETGRSKGFGFVEMETGGDDAIQALNGSDLDGRQIVVNEARPREDRRGGGGGGGGYGGGGGGRY, encoded by the coding sequence ATGAGTAAGAACATTTTTGTGGGTAGCCTTGCTTGGGGGACCACGTCTGAGGGACTGGAGCAGGCATTTGCTCAGTTCGGACAAGTCACGTCTGCAAAGGTCATTAGTGACCGTGAGACGGGTCGGTCCAAGGGATTTGGCTTTGTTGAAATGGAAACTGGTGGCGATGACGCCATTCAGGCTCTGAACGGTTCTGACCTCGACGGACGTCAGATTGTTGTCAACGAAGCTCGCCCACGCGAAGATCGCCGCGGCGGTGGCGGTGGTGGCGGCGGTTACGGAGGTGGCGGCGGCGGCCGTTACTAA
- a CDS encoding ATP-binding protein: MPDPDSQPANLDLPDWYPSWAREIAESYFSGNSCFFILHGNIHDLVPCEANGETQFLSVTEFLGEYLFGRWDIVLQHNLSKGLQALAGRDSDRHQEMMRELTGLFGHYRNWSRKPDDILATLDQMIERYLLEEKPEQRKRLAVVFDYGQYLVPPGEPVQISGTIASRVVRFLDWARNPYIRRINMAFFLISESLSEVNDRLAQSPFITAIEVPMPDASARQRFIDANADKVPEDGSGDKLTKSQLIGNSNGLSLLSLEQLLAQAARTGGATATQFRNLKKTAIERQCSGFLEFVEPKHTLDLVVGHEAACRRLRQDAKLISSGHSDAAPMGYLICGPVGTGKTFLAECYAGSIGIPCVKLKNFRSKYVGESEGNLQRVLTVLRSLGPVIVIIDEADAALGDRNQSGDSGTSGRVFSMIAQQMGDTRYRGRIMWMLLTCRPDLLPIDLKRQGRAEVHIPLFYPDNEQEILNMFEVMGRKNKVAIETDSLKLDDRHKELSGADIESVVLTARRVALLDGRTTVSKDDIEKSLSEFIPAAQGLEKDMQELAAVLECTQTDFLNDEWRDTLESEGGRAQLQQQLTTMRNLVEQL, encoded by the coding sequence ATGCCGGACCCTGATTCTCAACCCGCCAATCTCGACTTGCCCGACTGGTACCCATCCTGGGCGCGGGAGATTGCGGAGTCTTACTTTTCCGGTAACTCGTGCTTCTTCATCCTCCACGGAAATATCCATGATCTGGTGCCGTGCGAAGCCAACGGCGAAACACAGTTCCTGAGTGTTACGGAATTCTTGGGCGAATATCTGTTCGGCCGCTGGGACATTGTCTTGCAGCACAATCTCAGCAAGGGCCTGCAGGCGCTGGCGGGAAGGGATTCGGATCGCCATCAGGAAATGATGCGGGAGCTAACCGGACTGTTCGGTCACTACCGCAACTGGTCGCGTAAGCCGGATGACATTCTGGCCACGCTGGATCAGATGATCGAACGTTACCTGCTGGAAGAAAAACCCGAGCAGCGCAAACGATTGGCGGTCGTGTTCGACTACGGTCAATACCTTGTGCCACCGGGCGAACCCGTCCAGATTTCCGGCACCATTGCGTCGCGAGTCGTCCGCTTTTTAGACTGGGCTCGCAACCCGTACATTCGCCGAATCAACATGGCGTTTTTCCTGATCAGTGAAAGCCTGTCCGAGGTGAATGATCGGCTGGCTCAAAGCCCCTTCATCACCGCGATTGAAGTACCCATGCCGGATGCTTCGGCTCGCCAGCGTTTCATCGACGCCAACGCGGACAAGGTGCCGGAAGATGGCAGCGGCGACAAACTGACGAAGTCTCAACTGATTGGCAATTCAAACGGACTAAGCCTGCTAAGTCTTGAGCAGTTGTTGGCCCAGGCGGCGCGCACCGGCGGAGCGACCGCGACTCAGTTTCGTAACCTCAAGAAGACGGCCATTGAACGCCAGTGCAGCGGGTTTCTGGAATTCGTCGAACCGAAGCACACGCTGGATCTGGTGGTCGGACACGAAGCCGCGTGTCGACGGCTAAGGCAGGATGCAAAGCTGATCAGTAGCGGACATTCCGACGCCGCGCCGATGGGTTATCTGATTTGCGGTCCGGTCGGGACAGGCAAAACATTTCTGGCGGAATGCTACGCCGGATCAATTGGCATTCCGTGCGTGAAGCTGAAGAACTTTCGCAGCAAGTACGTCGGCGAATCCGAAGGCAACCTGCAGCGAGTTCTAACCGTGCTTCGAAGTCTTGGCCCGGTGATTGTGATCATCGACGAAGCCGATGCGGCGCTGGGCGATCGAAATCAAAGTGGCGATTCGGGAACCAGCGGCCGGGTCTTTTCGATGATCGCTCAGCAAATGGGCGACACTCGGTATCGAGGCCGCATCATGTGGATGCTTTTGACCTGCCGCCCGGATCTACTCCCGATCGACCTAAAACGCCAGGGACGAGCGGAAGTGCATATCCCGTTATTTTACCCGGACAACGAACAGGAAATTCTGAACATGTTCGAGGTCATGGGCCGCAAGAACAAAGTCGCGATAGAAACGGATTCGCTAAAGCTGGACGACCGCCACAAGGAACTAAGTGGTGCAGATATCGAAAGCGTGGTGCTGACGGCTCGACGCGTGGCATTGCTGGACGGGCGGACGACGGTGAGTAAAGACGATATCGAAAAATCGCTCAGTGAATTCATTCCTGCAGCTCAGGGCCTGGAGAAAGACATGCAGGAACTGGCGGCCGTTCTGGAATGCACTCAGACCGACTTCCTGAACGACGAATGGCGTGATACGCTGGAATCCGAAGGCGGCCGCGCCCAATTGCAGCAGCAGTTGACGACGATGAGAAACCTTGTTGAACAGTTGTAG
- a CDS encoding PspA/IM30 family protein yields the protein MIIGKIWRSFKAQMNKLANFFWTADPIAQMQYEYDQAIEQLKSGKDGLAEYQALVRKVARQVDGNKKHVAQLEAKIKAYLQSGDRDTASKFALELQKAKAEMAENVEQLEMHEKAYDNNVRKIKNATKKVGEIKDKISKYDAELKLSRAEAELADLATTFNFDVTTDLGQIESVLQEKIDKNRAKAKVAADLSDEGIADIEREEAMEAAMANDALKQFEMDMGMITPSTANVAEEAKDLGPAQRQTETN from the coding sequence ATGATCATCGGAAAGATCTGGCGTTCGTTTAAAGCACAAATGAACAAGCTGGCCAACTTTTTTTGGACGGCCGACCCGATCGCTCAAATGCAGTACGAGTACGATCAGGCTATTGAGCAGCTGAAGTCCGGCAAGGACGGCCTCGCCGAATATCAGGCGCTGGTGCGAAAAGTGGCTCGTCAGGTCGACGGCAACAAAAAGCACGTGGCTCAACTGGAAGCCAAGATCAAGGCGTATCTGCAATCCGGCGATCGTGATACCGCATCGAAGTTTGCGTTGGAGCTGCAGAAGGCCAAGGCCGAGATGGCTGAGAACGTTGAACAGTTGGAGATGCACGAAAAGGCATACGACAACAATGTCCGCAAAATCAAGAACGCCACCAAGAAGGTCGGCGAGATCAAAGACAAGATTTCAAAGTACGACGCAGAACTGAAGCTCAGCCGAGCCGAAGCAGAACTGGCCGATCTGGCGACGACATTCAACTTCGACGTGACAACGGATCTTGGGCAGATCGAATCGGTGCTGCAGGAGAAGATCGATAAGAACCGAGCCAAAGCCAAAGTGGCGGCAGACCTGTCGGATGAAGGCATTGCCGATATTGAACGCGAAGAAGCCATGGAAGCGGCGATGGCCAACGACGCCTTAAAGCAGTTCGAAATGGACATGGGCATGATCACACCGTCCACAGCCAATGTGGCGGAAGAGGCGAAGGATCTCGGTCCGGCTCAGAGGCAGACGGAAACGAATTGA
- a CDS encoding 3-keto-disaccharide hydrolase translates to MKTTRFAFVVATLLCAACCLSDASAQEEKWTSLFDGKTMDGWEKVGRDDSKWEVKDGALTGTGAASMLVNTKGPYKNFRYRAEVKINDGGNSGLYFRTTRKPGFTDGYEAQIDSTHTDPIRTGSIYGMCHVYKQHVKPDTWFTYDLEVRDDVWRGREVTRIKVTVDGNELYEYLDFDKTFKEGHFAFQQHDPGSVVNIRKVEVMPLAD, encoded by the coding sequence ATGAAAACCACTCGTTTCGCTTTCGTCGTTGCTACGCTGCTGTGTGCAGCTTGCTGCCTTTCAGACGCCTCCGCTCAGGAAGAAAAATGGACGTCGCTGTTCGACGGAAAGACGATGGACGGCTGGGAGAAGGTTGGCCGTGACGACAGCAAGTGGGAAGTCAAAGACGGAGCACTCACCGGCACCGGCGCTGCATCGATGCTGGTCAACACGAAAGGCCCGTACAAGAACTTTCGTTATCGAGCCGAAGTGAAGATTAACGATGGCGGCAACTCGGGATTGTATTTCCGGACCACTCGCAAGCCGGGCTTCACAGACGGCTACGAAGCTCAGATCGACAGCACGCACACGGACCCCATCCGCACGGGTTCGATCTATGGCATGTGCCACGTTTACAAACAACACGTGAAGCCGGACACGTGGTTCACCTACGACCTCGAAGTACGCGACGATGTCTGGCGCGGCCGCGAAGTGACTCGTATTAAGGTAACGGTCGACGGCAACGAACTGTACGAGTACCTGGACTTTGACAAGACGTTCAAAGAAGGTCACTTCGCGTTTCAGCAGCATGACCCCGGCAGCGTTGTGAACATCCGCAAGGTGGAAGTGATGCCGTTGGCGGACTAG
- a CDS encoding DUF1501 domain-containing protein: MLNIYGKAAKYCDGVSRRNFMKIGGLSTGAIGGLSLADMLRAEDGSTRKNSEKSIINIFLAGGPPHQDMWDIKTEAPSEIRGEFGPIDTAVPGIQIGECFPKLAAMMDKLVVVRSVVGCSGGHDAFQCFSGWDRRNLNSIGGRPSIGSVLSKLRGPTSPSIPSTVALCAKTRHVPWSEPGDPGFLGAAHQAFRPNGEGMDNLTLNGITLDRLQNRGQLLTSLDGMKRSADASGMMDGMDAFSQAAFGVLTSSQLADALDISKEPAEVRERYGDGKPYQYQYDGAPTCNDHILLARRLVEAGVRSVTLSFGRWDSHGKNFDLVRDHGTKLDQAVSALVQDLDERGMLDNVTVLVWGEFGRTPRINANAGRDHWPQVSCALMAGGGMRTGQAIGSTNRLGERAVSRPVDMQEIVATAYHNLGLDPMNTTIADPSGRPQFLVDIREPMAELV; the protein is encoded by the coding sequence ATGCTGAACATTTACGGCAAAGCAGCAAAGTATTGCGACGGCGTTTCGCGGCGCAACTTTATGAAGATCGGTGGCCTGTCGACGGGCGCCATCGGCGGGCTGTCATTGGCCGACATGTTGCGTGCGGAAGACGGGTCGACCAGGAAGAACTCCGAGAAGTCGATCATCAATATTTTTCTGGCCGGCGGCCCGCCTCACCAGGATATGTGGGACATCAAGACGGAAGCGCCGTCTGAAATTCGTGGCGAGTTTGGTCCCATCGATACGGCCGTGCCGGGAATTCAGATTGGAGAGTGCTTTCCAAAACTGGCGGCGATGATGGACAAGCTGGTTGTTGTTCGATCAGTGGTCGGGTGCTCAGGCGGTCATGATGCGTTTCAATGCTTTAGTGGTTGGGACCGTCGCAACCTGAATTCGATTGGCGGTCGGCCAAGCATCGGAAGCGTGTTGTCGAAGCTGCGAGGACCGACGTCGCCATCAATACCTTCTACCGTTGCCTTGTGCGCGAAGACGCGCCACGTGCCGTGGTCTGAGCCTGGTGATCCGGGTTTTCTGGGAGCCGCTCATCAGGCGTTTCGTCCAAATGGCGAAGGCATGGACAACCTGACTCTGAACGGAATCACGCTGGACCGACTGCAGAATCGCGGACAACTGCTCACCAGCCTTGACGGCATGAAACGCAGCGCTGACGCCAGCGGCATGATGGACGGAATGGATGCGTTTTCTCAAGCCGCGTTCGGTGTCCTTACATCGAGTCAGTTGGCGGACGCATTGGACATTTCGAAAGAACCGGCCGAAGTCCGCGAACGCTACGGCGACGGCAAGCCGTATCAGTATCAGTACGATGGTGCTCCGACGTGCAACGACCACATCCTTTTAGCGCGTCGACTGGTCGAAGCGGGCGTGCGGTCCGTGACGCTGTCGTTTGGTCGCTGGGATAGTCATGGCAAGAATTTTGACCTTGTGCGAGACCACGGTACGAAGCTGGACCAGGCCGTCAGCGCGTTGGTGCAGGACCTGGACGAACGCGGCATGCTGGACAACGTCACGGTTCTGGTCTGGGGCGAATTCGGTCGCACACCGCGCATCAACGCGAATGCCGGACGAGACCACTGGCCTCAGGTTAGTTGTGCTCTAATGGCGGGCGGTGGCATGCGAACTGGCCAGGCGATCGGATCTACAAACCGACTAGGCGAACGAGCCGTCAGCCGTCCTGTCGACATGCAGGAAATCGTCGCCACGGCCTATCACAACCTGGGTCTGGATCCGATGAACACAACCATCGCAGACCCGAGCGGTCGGCCGCAGTTTCTGGTCGACATTCGTGAGCCAATGGCGGAACTGGTGTGA
- the fabZ gene encoding 3-hydroxyacyl-ACP dehydratase FabZ, with protein MNTQEIMQCIPHRPPFLWLDEVTEISDSRIVATKHLPADLPVFQGHYPSFPVFPGVLQCEACFQAGAVLISKISDVGDDKVPVVTRQNNTQFRKLIRPGDTITVEAELTERLSNAFYMKGKVTVDGKVTARLEFVCASTSV; from the coding sequence ATGAACACTCAGGAAATCATGCAGTGCATCCCTCACCGGCCACCTTTCTTGTGGCTGGATGAGGTGACGGAAATCAGTGACTCACGGATCGTCGCCACTAAGCATTTGCCAGCGGATCTGCCCGTTTTTCAGGGGCACTACCCGTCGTTTCCCGTATTTCCGGGCGTGCTGCAATGTGAAGCCTGCTTTCAGGCAGGGGCCGTTCTGATTTCGAAAATCAGCGACGTCGGTGACGACAAAGTTCCAGTCGTCACGCGTCAGAATAACACTCAATTCCGCAAGCTGATTCGCCCCGGCGACACGATCACAGTCGAAGCTGAACTGACGGAACGACTGTCGAACGCCTTCTACATGAAGGGCAAAGTTACGGTCGACGGCAAAGTCACGGCGCGGCTGGAATTTGTCTGTGCGTCGACCAGCGTCTAG